The Rhododendron vialii isolate Sample 1 chromosome 8a, ASM3025357v1 genome has a window encoding:
- the LOC131298909 gene encoding RING-H2 finger protein ATL46-like — translation MICAMSEAGDQRWVFEHTHLKMSWIQHQITQRDGLMEYPPPISPSSSPPSTPSSPSPSSGAKISPAVLFIIVILAVLFFVSGLLHLLVRFLMKQPSSPNQSNDRYPEVSSSDALQRQLQQLFHLHDSGLDQAFIDALPVFMYKEIVGANKEPFDCAVCLCEFTEKDKLRLLPVCSHAFHINCIDTWLLTNSTCPLCRGTLFNPSIENPVFDYDDLRDEDGFPNNSENGFVSSQKTVQMEEIVSEKGGFPVRLGKFRKLNDGAGETDVGETSSSNLDARRCYSLGSYQYVVGDTSLRVALTLRNDRDGRDLKLVKGRECNSNPSVDGDVEGKKISIGSKTDSYSVSKIWLWSKKGRFGSSMDTQ, via the coding sequence ATGATCTGTGCAATGTCAGAAGCGGGAGACCAAAGATGGGTTTTTGAGCACACCCATTTGAAAATGTCTTGGATTCAACACCAAATCACCCAAAGAGATGGTTTAATGGAATACCCACCTCCTATCTCACCTTCATCCTCACCTCCATCAACCCcttcatcaccatcaccatcttcAGGTGCCAAAATTAGCCCAGCTGTTCTATTTATTATAGTAATCTTAGCTGTTCTGTTTTTCGTATCCGGTCTCCTCCACCTACTTGTTAGATTCCTCATGAAACAACCATCTTCTCCAAATCAATCTAATGACAGATACCCAGAAGTTTCATCCTCTGATGCCCTCCAAAGACAACTACAGCAACTCTTTCATCTCCATGACTCTGGTCTGGATCAAGCTTTCATAGATGCCCTACCAGTCTTTATGTATAAAGAGATAGTGGGTGCTAATAAAGAGCCGTTCGATTGTGCCGTTTGCCTCTGTGAGTTTACCGAGAAAGATAAGCTTAGGTTGCTTCCTGTGTGTAGCCATGCCTTCCACATTAATTGCATAGACACCTGGCTTTTGACAAACTCAACTTGTCCGCTTTGTAGAGGGACCCTCTTTAATCCATCTATTGAAAATCCGGTCTTCGATTACGACGATTTGAGAGACGAGGATGGGTTTCCCAACAACAGTGAAAATGGGTTCGTTTCGAGTCAGAAGACGGTGCAAATGGAAGAAATTGTTAGTGAAAAGGGGGGTTTTCCAGTGAGACTTGGCAAGTTCAGAAAATTAAACGATGGTGCAGGGGAGACAGATGTAGGTGAAACCAGTAGCAGTAATTTGGATGCAAGAAGGTGTTATTCATTGGGTTCGTATCAGTATGTGGTTGGTGATACAAGCCTTAGAGTGGCCTTGACCTTGAGAAATGATCGAGATGGTCGGGATCTTAAGCTTGTGAAAGGAAGAGAATGCAACAGCAACCCCTCAGTTGACGGGGATGTGGAGGGGAAGAAGATTAGTATTGGGTCAAAAACAGATAGCTATTCTGTTTCCAAGATTTGGCTCTGGTCTAAGAAAGGAAGATTCGGAAGTTCTATGGATACTCAATGA
- the LOC131298910 gene encoding RING-H2 finger protein ATL48-like, giving the protein MGAINSELEELFEAKKRVKNPYVPIGALITAGVLTAGLISFRQGNSHLGQQLMRARVVAQGATVALMGGTAYYYGDKF; this is encoded by the exons atgggaGCGATCAATTCAGAACTGGAAGAGCTGTTTGAGGCCAAAAAACGCGTCAAGAACCCCTATGTTCCCATCG GTGCACTTATCACCGCAGGAGTGCTCACGGCTGGGTTAATCAGTTTCAGACAGGGCAATTCTCACTTGGGTCAGCAGCTAATGAGAGCTCGTGTGGTTGCTCAAGGTGCTACCGTTGCATTAATGGGTGGCACAGCTTATTATTATGGGGACAAGTTTTAA
- the LOC131298500 gene encoding WAT1-related protein At5g40210-like, with protein MAVECTDIGMSTIGKAAMTKGMSNFVLVVYSNALGSIILLPFVLSRSLAQMLESTGVKYSSPNLSSAMSNLIPIFTYVLAILFSILNNNFHCIYLPSISVVMKHCIVYLFYPFHLLWPSATATRYGPGLVHVSSWTPSQQLGFQG; from the exons ATGGCGGTGGAGTGCACAGACATTGGTATGTCAACAATAGGCAAGGCAGCCATGACCAAAGGGATGAGCAACTTTGTGTTAGTTGTTTATTCTAATGCTCTCGGAAGCATCATTCTCCTGCCTTTCGTTCTTAGCAG GAGCTTGGCACAGATGCTTGAATCTACTGGTGTCAAGTACAGTTCACCAAATCTTTCATCTGCAATGAGCAATCTTATCCCAATATTTACATATGTGCTTGCCATCTTATTTAG CATTCTTAATAACAATTTTCATTGTATTTACCTGCCAAGTATATCAGTGGTGATGAAACACTGTATTGTGTATCTCTTTTATCCATTCCACCTCCTGTGGCCTAGTGCCACAGCGACTAGATATGGGCCAGGCCTTGTGCATGTAAGCTCTTGGACACCCTCCCAACAACTCGGTTTTCAAGGGTGA
- the LOC131298913 gene encoding WAT1-related protein At4g15540-like: MEWRSCIRNAAPFAAMMAVECTDIGISTLSKAAMTKGMSNFVFVVYANALGSLLLLPFVLSRRKRAPLTISVLCKFFILSLIGSLAQMLESTGVKYSSPTLSSAMGNLIPIFTYVLAIFFRMEELDLRSSSGVAKFLGAWVSVLGAFTVTLYKGQKILSAFPLSGIPHQFLDSQQPNWVLAGLLLSMAFLLFALMGIFQTAVARELPENTTIVFFFCFFNTILCGSFFLIVERNPQAWKLNPDIELISVVYSAILGCVVHNSVCTWCLKEKGPVFVAMFKPVGIAIAVAMASLFLGEPLYLGSVIGAVIIALGFYAVMWGKVKEPKLVPADSGICSFESSSERTPFLQNKPKEEI, translated from the exons ATGGAGTGGCGGTCTTGTATTAGAAACGCAGCCCCCTTTGCAGCAATGATGGCGGTGGAGTGCACGGACATTGGTATATCAACGTTAAGCAAGGCAGCCATGACCAAAGGGATGAGCAACTTTGTGTTTGTTGTTTATGCTAATGCTCTCggaagcctcctcctcctccctttcgTTCTTAGCAG AAGGAAACGAGCTCCTTTGACGATCTCAGTCCTCTGCAAATTCTTCATCCTCAGCTTAATAGG GAGTTTGGCGCAGATGCTTGAATCTACCGGTGTCAAGTACAGTTCACCAACTCTTTCATCTGCAATGGGCAATCTTATCCCAATTTTTACATATGTGCTTGCAATCTTTTTTAG GATGGAAGAGCTAGATTTAAGAAGCTCAAGTGGTGTAGCCAAATTCTTAGGTGCCTGGGTATCAGTACTAGGAGCCTTCACAGTTACCCTATACAAGGGCCAAAAAATCCTTTCTGCTTTTCCTCTTTCAGGGATTCCTCACCAATTTCTTGACTCGCAACAACCAAATTGGGTCCTTGCAGGTCTTCTCCTTTCAATGGCTTTCCTCTTATTTGCCTTAATGGGCATTTTTCAG ACAGCAGTTGCAAGGGAGCTCCCCGAGAATACAACCATagttttcttcttctgcttctttAATACTATCCTATGTGGAAGCTTCTTTCTAATAGTGGAAAGAAATCCACAAGCATGGAAGCTGAATCCTGACATTGAGCTGATTTCCGTTGTATACTCT GCGATTCTCGGTTGTGTAGTCCACAACAGTGTTTGTACATGGTGCTTGAAGGAGAAGGGCCCCGTCTTTGTTGCCATGTTCAAACCAGTGGGGATTGCAATTGCAGTGGCCATGGCATCCCTTTTTCTTGGGGAACCCCTTTATCTTGGCAG TGTGATTGGAGCAGTAATTATAGCTCTTGGATTCTATGCTGTAATGTGGGGAAAAGTAAAAGAACCGAAGTTGGTACCAGCTGACAGTGGAATTTGTTCCTTTGAGTCATCCTCAGAGAGGACCCCTTTTTTGCAGAACAAGCCCAAGGAAGAAATCTAG
- the LOC131298914 gene encoding uncharacterized protein LOC131298914 produces the protein MSQGYGIELYFDPALENQVLKAWNVLARRQISTHLIEIESRPHITLFSTPFTDPSKLENIVKIFASKQESLPICFSSIGSFPNDNNALFLAPTPSSALLQFHSQLWDAMKKEGIEIGEEYRPDSWIPNCPVAEEVPKSRMAEAFTVLRDLKLPVTGYAMDIGLVEFSPVREIFSYMLGNTVEA, from the coding sequence ATGTCACAAGGCTATGGGATTGAGCTCTACTTTGATCCAGCACTCGAAAACCAGGTCCTTAAGGCCTGGAATGTACTGGCTCGCCGCCAAATAAGTACTCACCTGATCGAAATAGAATCCAGACCTCACATTACCCTCTTCTCCACTCCTTTTACCGACCCATCAAAGCTTGAAAACATAGTCAAAATTTTTGCTTCAAAGCAAGAATCCTTACCCATATGTTTCTCCTCAATCGGAAGCTTCCCAAATGACAATAATGCCTTATTTCTTGCCCCAACTCCATCATCAGCCCTCCTTCAGTTCCATTCCCAATTGTGGGATGCCATGAAAAAGGAGGGCATTGAAATTGGGGAGGAATATCGCCCTGACTCATGGATTCCTAACTGTCCTGTTGCTGAAGAAGTGCCCAAGAGTCGAATGGCTGAGGCCTTCACTGTTTTGAGGGACTTGAAATTGCCGGTCACTGGGTATGCAATGGATATTGGTTTGGTGGAGTTTTCTCCGGTTCGTGAAATCTTCTCATATATGCTTGGAAACACAGTAGAAGCATGa
- the LOC131298501 gene encoding xyloglucan O-acetyltransferase 4-like — MCFFATNQISQIVDSNLLSDCHSDWHSSRIIGCNECKGMVTFLWTFSPAHFENGTWDNGGNCNRTWLVLREIQTDQSYKKNRITRIRLKSPPKVYYTWKCNTSKYSDKFKPKKHLRILRITTPLELRRIQVEEIERPKKIGEKSGINLQSLDVTRAMLLRPDGHPGSYWVNKWMKGYDDCVHWCLPGPIDAWNDLLLEMLGREDGLSLG, encoded by the exons ATGTGTTTTTTTGCAACGAACCAAATATCACAGATTGTGGACTCGAATCTGCTGTCCGATTGTCATTCAGATTGGCACTCGAGCCGGATCATCGGATGCAATGAATGCAAGGGAATGGTGACTTTTCTATGGACGTTTTCACCGGCCCATTTCGAAAACGGGACTTGGGACAATGGAGGAAATTGCAACAGGACtt GGCTAGTCCTTAGG GAAATCCAAACGGATCAGAGTTACAAGAAAAACAGGATTACAAGGATACGACTTAAAAGCCCTCCTAAAGTCTACTACACATGGAAGTGCAACACAAGCAAATACAGTGACAAATTCAAGCCGAAAAAACATCTCCGAATCCTAAGAATCACTACTCCACTTGAACTAAGGAGAATTCAAGTGGAGGAAATCGAAAGGCCGAAAAAGATTGGGGAGAAAAGTGGGATAAACTTACAATCTTTGGATGTTACTAGGGCTATGTTGTTGAGGCCAGATGGGCACCCCGGATCTTACTGGGTTAACAAATGGATGAAGGGCTATGATGATTGTGTCCACTGGTGCTTGCCTGGGCCCATTGATGCTTGGAATGATCTTTTGTTGGAAATGCTCGGGAGGGAAGATGGCTTGTCTCTTGGTTAA
- the LOC131298915 gene encoding uncharacterized protein LOC131298915 has translation MRRRREGEQQQLGISRRHMWSVPAADTSSSSLAGSDSAAVITPGGFYKDGRKICVGDCALFKPPKDSQPFIGVIRSLIVGKEENPRLSVNWLYRPADIKLGKTTLVEAAPNEVFYSFHRDEIPAASLLHPCKVTFLRKGVELPSGISSFVCRRVYDTENKCLWWLTDKDYTNERQEEVDQLLDKTRLEMYGAAQSEGRSPKPLNGQSGIQQLRPGSESIHNSTSPLPSQVKGKKRDRGEQASDPVKRERVSRGDDTDCGQLSPDNILRSEIAKITHNGGLVDFEGVEKFVQLMQPGTVERKLDLACRLMLVGVITVTDNFDCLGWFLQLRGLPVLDEWLQEVHKGKIGDVNNQKESDGSVEEFLLVSLRALDKLPVNLHALQTCNVGKSVNQLRSHKHSEIQKKARSLVDTWKKRVEAEMNIIDAKSGSSRGGSWPSRSVLSEVSHVGNNRRNGGTFGPTQSFACKTPCDKLGSASSTKSAASVISSGGSGKELNSTALVGGGSSDVPLATIKEEKSSSSSHSQNNSQSSSSDRGRSSTAGSVNLSKMSGGVSRLRKSNVVTQGSTVSGFQKETSLGKLTSLSRHLASEKLSPTRGTHDRATDVPPVEHGSSHRLIVRLPNTGRSPAPSANGNSFEDPTATVVKVSPSAQSEKLDHHDIKVKGKSDDALKASGASNTNMDEGNASSNVVPCSDRRTAEDGEKPTEVSKVAASPLGATTKHGESYDASFSPMNALVESCVQFSEASPTALGGGDDVGMNLLASVAAGEVSRSDVSRSDPEDSCSENDTKSRQFDDNTAQSSDLPDNEANDRATAGNSVDFSLVKNESQNNAVPLSTNLSGDGKVASICAEEKTGECSGQINSSSGDLQRNAFGSYLKSDGKPGLVKDDSVVLSSKDGTKGDKVDGEGADQLHAHRKSSAVRVRINNPSTSKLKGRSPHSDETEKVDKKVVESGAVKFPEDSACEKVEKDNEASPSRSCLDVGREDKRGILTEEKPPITANSHLESIGGEKDATTIPSGSVDFVCMEMKDEKAIESKAVSQTERSEKQLTDLSSSNLGQNKECVEEKSEPKDVSGHCPDGPTPHEEPSTNPVQQTEQCVKSIRVRLDETEAGGMGECSSSANGGSSVKLDFDLNESFPVDDGSQGEVAKSSVPGNLSPVYLCPLPFPVSSMSPSFPASVTVASAAKGPFFPPENLLKRKGELGWKGSAATSAFRPAEPRKVLEMPISTSDSPPVDSKKGRPRLDIDLNVLDETCLESGPLDCRGGGLGLDLNSVGECPDVGQFPVSNSHKLEIPQLSNRSSLSGVLPKSGLNASSRDFDLNNGPGFEEGPTETAPRAKNNVQFVSPIPGLRMNVAEQGNFSSWFAPPSNSYSAIAIPSVLSGRGEQSYPIVPATGSPRIMGPPSGGTSFGPEFYRGPVLSSAPAVPFSHAAPFQYAGFPFETNFPVSSNLYSGGSTAYDSSSGRPICFPSIPSQMVGPSGVVSSHYPRPYMVNLPGGTSNLGHENRKWGGQSLDLNTGPGGTDLERRDERLSSTLRQLPISGPQVSADEHMKMYQMAPLKRKEPDGGRDGDRASYKQSSWQ, from the exons GATGGACGCAAGATTTGTGTAGGTGATTGTGCACTTTTCAAGCCACCCAAAGATTCCCAACCTTTCATTGGAGTAATCCGTTCTCTAATCGTAGGCAAAGAGGAAAATCCCAGATTGTCTGTAAATTGGCTCTACCGACCTGCTGACATAAAGCTTGGAAAAACTACATTGGTAGAGGCTGCACCCAACGAGGTTTTTTACTCCTTTCACAGGGATGAGATACCAGCTGCATCGTTACTCCACCCGTGTAAAGTCACATTCCTTCGTAAAGGTGTTGAGCTTCCTTCAGGGATATCCTCATTTGTGTGCAGAAGAGTATATGATACTGAGAACAAGTGTTTATGGTGGTTAACTGATAAAGACTACACTAAT GAACGGCAGGAAGAAGTAGACCAGTTGTTAGACAAGACACGTCTAGAAATGTATGGAGCAGCGCAGTCTGAGGGACGCTCTCCAAAGCCCCTGAATGGTCAAAGTGGAATACAGCAGTTAAGGCCTGGTTCAGAAAGTATACATAACAGTACTTCTCCCTTACCTTCTCAGGTCAAGGGTAAAAAGAGGGATCGGGGCGAGCAAGCCTCTGATCCTGTCAAGCGAGAGCGTGTCTCCAGAGGAGATGATACAGATTGTGGTCAATTGAGTCCAGACAACATATTGAGGTCTGAGATTGCTAAAATAACTCACAATGGCGGGCTTGTAGATTTTGAAGGGGTTGAGAAATTTGTTCAACTAATGCAACCTGGAACTGTAGAAAGGAAACTAGATTTGGCATGTCGGTTAATGCTTGTTGGTGTAATAACTGTTACAGACAATTTTGattgccttggttggtttttacAGCTTAGGGGTTTACCAGTTCTGGATGAATGGCTACAGGAGGTTCACAAGGGAAAGATAGGTGATGTTAATAACCAAAAGGAAAGTGATGGATCTGTTGAAGAGTTTCTTTTGGTTTCGCTTCGAGCATTAGATAAGCTGCCTGTAAATCTTCATGCACTACAAACTTGTAACGTTGGCAAATCAGTGAATCAGTTGCGAAGTCATAAACATTCTGAGATTCAGAAGAAGGCTAGGAGCTTAGTTGACACATGGAAGAAACGCGTTGAAGCTGAAATGAATATTATTGATGCCAAGTCTGGGTCTAGTCGAGGTGGTTCATGGCCATCAAGGTCAGTGCTTTCCGAAGTTTCTCATGTGGGGAACAACCGGCGTAATGGAGGTACCTTTGGACCCACACAATCTTTTGCGTGTAAAACACCATGTGATAAGCTTGGTTCTGCTAGCTCAACAAAATCAGCTGCATCAGTTATTTCTTCTGGAGGTAGCGGAAAGGAATTGAATTCCACTGCTTTGGTTGGTGGTGGATCCTCAGATGTGCCTCTAGCGACAATTAAGGAGGAGAAAAGCAGCAGTTCCAGTCACTCTCAGAACAATAGCCAATCTAGCTCGAGTGATCGTGGGCGGAGTTCTACTGCTGGTTCGGTGAATTTAAGTAAGATGTCAGGTGGTGTTTCTCGCCTTCGGAAGTCAAATGTTGTTACTCAAGGGTCAACCGTATCAGGGTTTCAAAAGGAAACTAGTTTGGGAAAATTAACCTCTCTAAGTAGGCACTTGGCTTCTGAAAAGTTGTCACCTACTAGAGGGACTCATGATAGAGCAACTGATGTGCCCCCTGTAGAACATGGTAGTAGCCATAGACTGATTGTCCGGTTGCCGAACACTGGTCGAAGTCCTGCACCATCTGCTAATGGAAATTCTTTTGAAGATCCCACTGCTACAGTAGTCAAGGTGTCTCCTTCAGCACAGTCTGAGAAGCTTGATCATCATGATATAAAAGTCAAGGGGAAAAGTGATGATGCCTTAAAAGCTAGCGGGGCCTCAAACACAAACATGGATGAAGGTAATGCGTCATCAAATGTTGTTCCTTGTAGTGATAGGAGGACTGCTGAAGATGGTGAGAAGCCAACTGAAGTGTCCAAAGTTGCTGCTTCACCATTAGGTGCTACAACCAAACATGGGGAGTCATATGATGCTTCCTTCAGCCCTATGAATGCTTTGGTTGAAAGCTGTGTCCAGTTCTCTGAAGCTAGTCCAACTGCCTTGGGCGGTGGTGATGATGTTGGGATGAATCTGCTTGCCAGTGTGGCTGCTGGAGAGGTATCTAGGTCTGATGTATCACGATCTGACCCTGAGGACTCTTGCTCTGAAAATGATACGAAATCGAGACAGTTCGATGATAATACCGCTCAAAGTTCAGATCTACCTGATAATGAGGCAAATGATCGTGCTACGGCAGGTAATTCTGTTGATTTTTCGCTTGTTAAGAATGAATCTCAAAATAATGCTGTGCCTTTGTCGACTAACTTGTCTGGAGATGGCAAAGTTGCTTCAATATGCGCTGAAGAGAAGACAGGGGAGTGCAGCGGACAAATTAATTCTTCCAGTGGTGATTTGCAACGAAATGCATTTGGCTCATACTTGAAATCAGATGGCAAACCTGGTCTTGTAAAGGATGATTCAGTGGTTCTCTCTTCTAAAGATGGTACAAAAGGGGACAAGGTGGATGGTGAAGGAGCTGACCAGTTGCATGCCCATAGAAAGTCAAGTGCTGTCCGAGTGCGAATTAACAATCCATCAACTTCCAAACTTAAGGGGAGGAGTCCACATTCCGATGAAACAgaaaaagttgacaaaaagGTTGTCGAAAGTGGTGCAGTAAAGTTTCCAGAAGACTCTGCTTGTGAAAAAGTTGAGAAAGATAATGAAGCATCACCTTCTCGATCCTGTTTGGATGTGGGCAGGGAGGACAAGAGAGGCATCTTAACGGAGGAAAAACCACCCATTACAGCGAACAGCCACCTAGAATCTATAGGTGGAGAAAAGGATGCTACTACTATACCTTCTGGATCTGTTGATTTTGTGTGCATGGAAATGAAGGATGAGAAGGCTATTGAATCGAAAGCAGTGAGTCAGACTGAGCGGAGTGAGAAACAATTAACCGACTTGAGTTCATCAAATCTGGGTCAAAACAAGGAATGTGTGGAGGAGAAATCTGAACCAAAAGATGTCAGTGGTCACTGTCCTGATGGGCCCACACCCCATGAAGAGCCTTCCACTAACCCTGTGCAACAAACAGAACAGTGTGTAAAGTCTATCAGGGTTAGGTTGGATGAAACTGAAGCTGGTGGGATGGGGGAATGTTCTTCCAGTGCAAATGGTGGTTCTTCAGTAAAGTTGGACTTTGATCTGAATGAAAGTTTCCCTGTTGATGATGGGTCCCAAGGGGAAGTTGCCAAATCATCAGTTCCAGGAAATTTGTCCCCTGTGTATCTGTGCCCATTACCTTTTCCTGTTTCCTCCATGTCTCCTAGCTTTCCAGCTTCAGTTACCGTAGCTTCTGCTGCCAAAGGACCCTTTTTCCCCCCGGAAAACCTGTTGAAGAGAAAGGGGGAACTTGGATGGAAAGGATCAGCTGCTACCAGTGCGTTCAGGCCAGCGGAACCCAGAAAGGTTTTGGAAATGCCTATAAGTACAAGTGATTCCCCTCCTGTTGATAGCAAGAAAGGACGCCCTCGTCTCGACATTGACCTGAATGTACTGGATGAGACTTGTTTGGAATCTGGTCCACTTGATTGTCGTGGTGGTGGACTTGGTCTTGATTTGAACAGTGTTGGTGAGTGTCCTGATGTTGGTCAGTTTCCAGTTAGCAACAGCCATAAATTGGAAATTCCCCAGTTGTCCAACAGATCGTCATTGTCTGGTGTATTACCTAAATCTGGGTTGAATGCCAGTTCTAGGGACTTTGATTTGAACAATGGACCTGGTTTTGAGGAAGGGCCCACTGAAACAGCACCACGTGCCAAAAACAATGTGCAATTTGTATCACCAATCCCTGGTTTGAGAATGAATGTTGCAGAGCAAGGGAATTTTTCGTCATGGTTCGCACCACCAAGCAACTCCTACTCAGCCATTGCAATTCCGTCTGTCCTCTCAGGTAGAGGGGAGCAGAGTTATCCCATTGTTCCTGCTACTGGGTCCCCAAGGATCATGGGTCCCCCCTCTGGTGGCACCTCTTTTGGTCCTGAATTCTACCGGGGCCCAGTGTTATCGTCCGCTCCTGCTGTTCCTTTTTCCCATGCTGCCCCATTTCAGTATGCAGGATTCCCATTTGAGACCAATTTTCCTGTGTCGTCAAATTTGTATTCAGGTGGTTCAACGGCATATGATTCGTCCTCTGGTAGGCCCATTTGCTTCCCTTCCATTCCTTCGCAGATGGTGGGACCCTCAGGTGTAGTATCTTCACACTACCCTCGGCCCTACATGGTGAACCTTCCGGGTGGCACAAGTAATCTTGGTcatgaaaatagaaaatggGGAGGTCAATCCCTGGATCTCAATACAGGCCCAGGTGGTACAGATTTGGAGCGTCGAGACGAGAGGTTGTCTTCGACATTAAGGCAGCTACCCATTAGTGGGCCCCAAGTCTCGGCTGATGAGCATATGAAGATGTATCAGATGGCACCACTGAAAAGAAAGGAGCCTGATGGTGGGCGGGACGGAGATAGGGCTAGCTACAAGCAATCTTCATGGCAGTAG